A genomic stretch from Candidatus Atribacteria bacterium includes:
- the selD gene encoding selenide, water dikinase SelD encodes MLKTINVKKDINLLAGFEKYEDAAVYRLHENQALIFTLDVITPIVDDPYTFGQIAAVNALSDIFAMGGNPLMALNIVAFPEDRLDDLELILKGGAEKVAEAGAILSGGHTIKDKEPKYGLAVVGLIHPQNIIYNDTAREGDLLILTKPLGTGILSTALKGGMAEPNSSALKEAIFWMTKLNRLSEELLKSPIHSLTDITGFGLIGHLSEMLRKNNLGAELWINDIPFISSLDRYISSGMIPGGTLKNREIYSCSVEKISNILPEQEIILYDAQTSGGLLLSISPEQAKKAKNLLFQQGFTSSQIIGKIINVFSGRKIKIK; translated from the coding sequence ATCTTAAAAACAATTAATGTTAAAAAAGATATTAATCTATTAGCGGGATTCGAAAAATATGAAGATGCAGCGGTGTATCGATTACATGAAAACCAAGCTCTAATTTTTACCCTGGATGTCATTACGCCAATAGTCGATGATCCTTATACTTTTGGACAAATCGCGGCCGTTAATGCCCTAAGTGATATTTTTGCCATGGGAGGAAACCCTCTTATGGCTTTAAATATAGTTGCCTTTCCCGAAGATAGATTAGATGATTTAGAGCTTATTCTAAAAGGGGGAGCAGAAAAAGTAGCAGAAGCAGGTGCAATTCTATCCGGGGGACATACTATAAAAGACAAAGAACCAAAGTATGGATTAGCTGTAGTGGGATTAATTCATCCACAGAATATCATTTATAATGATACTGCCCGGGAAGGGGATTTACTAATATTAACTAAGCCTCTGGGAACAGGAATCTTATCTACTGCCCTTAAAGGTGGTATGGCCGAACCAAATTCCTCAGCCCTAAAGGAAGCAATTTTCTGGATGACTAAATTAAATCGCCTTTCTGAAGAATTATTAAAATCACCTATCCACAGTTTAACTGATATCACCGGTTTTGGTTTAATCGGCCATTTAAGTGAAATGCTCAGGAAAAATAATTTAGGAGCTGAATTATGGATTAATGATATTCCTTTCATTAGTAGCTTAGATAGATATATTTCCTCAGGAATGATTCCAGGAGGAACGTTAAAAAACAGGGAAATTTATTCCTGTTCTGTAGAAAAAATATCTAATATTTTACCGGAGCAAGAAATTATTCTTTATGATGCCCAAACTTCAGGGGGATTATTGTTGTCTATAAGCCCCGAGCAGGCAAAAAAAGCAAAAAATCTTTTATTCCAACAGGGATTTACTTCCAGCCAAATTATCGGGAAAATCATAAATGTTTTCTCAGGAAGAAAAATTAAAATAAAATAA
- the selB gene encoding selenocysteine-specific translation elongation factor, protein MFVFGTAGHIDHGKTALIYALTSIDTDRLPEEKERGMTIDLGFAWMKLLSGEKVGIVDVPGHENLIKNMIAGATGIDAVILVVDANEGWMPQTEEHLQIIEFLNIKYGIIALTKIDLVEQARVNLVEKQIKERLKDTVLSNAPIIKVSIVKNIGIDQIKSAIKDLIPQMKPKRDVGKPRLSIDRVFNIKGSGTVVTGTLAGGTLQKGMEVTIFPSHKKARIRNLQNYKEKTEKVFPGNRTALNLAGIEKEELHRGDIIFGSKEIKASKNIDIYLQILPQLKKYSLKNRSEVAFFTGTKEIPAKIILNQTEDLKPGEKGFAQLRFKEPLSTYLGDRFILRIPSPPKTIGGGWIVDPLAYKHHFKDKNILNLLQKRIKLELRELILTELKKNLFIKKDDLLVNSGFADSEIREGVESLKKQGEIIATSLWLIEKNYWQKQIKIFMERLNQEYKLYPLQNGFPTNKFQSYFHYLKPEIFKWLLDVLINAEKIGLEKGKMFLLERKPKISSQQEILIFKILKILKDNPTNPPDQKTLITQISGSKEIIDFLIQEGKIIKLTDGILLEKENYDIMKNKLISFLKINGSISIAKVRELLGISRKYIIPLLNKMDEEKITQRKENVRILKTKLS, encoded by the coding sequence ATGTTTGTTTTTGGTACAGCAGGCCATATTGACCATGGCAAAACCGCTTTAATCTATGCGCTAACTTCCATAGATACAGATCGTCTACCCGAAGAAAAAGAAAGAGGTATGACCATAGATTTGGGGTTTGCCTGGATGAAACTTCTTTCCGGAGAAAAGGTAGGAATAGTCGATGTGCCTGGGCATGAAAACCTGATAAAAAATATGATCGCCGGCGCAACCGGAATTGATGCAGTCATTTTAGTGGTTGATGCCAATGAAGGTTGGATGCCCCAGACCGAAGAACATCTTCAAATTATAGAGTTCCTTAATATAAAATACGGTATCATCGCCCTAACTAAAATCGATCTGGTAGAGCAAGCCAGAGTGAATTTAGTGGAAAAACAGATTAAAGAGAGATTAAAAGACACTGTTCTCTCAAACGCGCCTATCATAAAAGTAAGCATAGTGAAAAATATAGGAATTGATCAGATAAAATCAGCAATCAAAGATTTAATCCCCCAGATGAAACCAAAAAGAGATGTGGGAAAACCGAGACTATCTATAGACCGAGTCTTTAATATTAAAGGAAGCGGCACAGTGGTCACCGGTACTTTAGCAGGAGGAACTCTCCAAAAGGGGATGGAAGTAACTATTTTTCCATCCCATAAAAAAGCCCGAATTAGAAATTTACAGAATTATAAAGAAAAAACAGAAAAAGTCTTTCCCGGAAACAGAACAGCCCTTAATTTAGCAGGAATAGAAAAAGAGGAGCTTCACCGAGGAGATATTATCTTCGGAAGTAAAGAGATTAAAGCCAGCAAGAATATAGATATCTATCTACAGATCCTCCCCCAGCTGAAAAAATATTCCTTAAAAAATCGGTCAGAAGTAGCTTTTTTTACTGGAACGAAAGAAATACCGGCAAAAATAATTCTCAACCAAACTGAAGACCTAAAACCCGGCGAAAAAGGGTTCGCTCAGCTTCGTTTTAAGGAACCGCTGTCAACTTATTTGGGAGACCGCTTTATTTTAAGAATACCTAGTCCACCCAAAACCATTGGCGGGGGATGGATTGTCGACCCTTTAGCCTACAAGCATCATTTTAAAGACAAAAACATCCTTAATCTCTTACAAAAAAGAATAAAATTGGAATTGAGAGAATTAATTTTAACTGAATTAAAAAAGAATCTTTTTATTAAAAAGGATGATCTATTAGTTAATAGTGGTTTTGCTGACTCAGAAATCAGGGAAGGTGTTGAATCTCTAAAAAAACAAGGTGAAATTATCGCTACTTCTCTCTGGCTGATTGAAAAAAACTACTGGCAAAAACAGATAAAAATATTTATGGAGAGATTAAATCAGGAATACAAACTTTATCCTTTACAAAACGGTTTCCCTACCAATAAATTCCAAAGTTATTTTCATTATTTAAAACCGGAAATATTTAAGTGGTTATTAGATGTTCTGATCAATGCAGAGAAAATAGGTTTAGAAAAAGGAAAAATGTTTTTACTCGAGCGTAAACCTAAAATTTCTTCACAGCAAGAAATATTAATTTTTAAAATATTAAAAATCCTGAAAGATAATCCCACCAATCCCCCTGACCAAAAAACACTTATTACCCAAATTTCAGGAAGCAAGGAAATAATAGATTTTTTAATTCAAGAAGGAAAAATTATCAAGTTAACCGATGGCATTTTACTTGAAAAGGAAAATTATGATATTATGAAAAATAAATTAATAAGTTTTTTAAAGATAAATGGCTCTATCTCGATTGCAAAGGTTCGGGAACTGTTGGGGATTAGTCGAAAATATATTATCCCTTTGCTTAATAAAATGGATGAGGAAAAAATTACCCAACGTAAAGAAAATGTGAGAATATTAAAAACTAAACTCAGCTAA